A single genomic interval of Labeo rohita strain BAU-BD-2019 chromosome 13, IGBB_LRoh.1.0, whole genome shotgun sequence harbors:
- the LOC127175162 gene encoding uncharacterized protein LOC127175162 encodes MIRNDVSRLTPVLKDAGLLVHLIDSYSRHIFTNLDLLLNRDLTVQEIFCLLLWGKDVFLSPDSQHFCRVDDPLLLTGWIERATGKLLPKLQNDISTNLQNILCYDEKHEHNEDSVDEETFIRVHLDVTQCLNAVIQSSKEFSHTLMCTAQTLCLKELHHFVQKYVHAAKERLEKQQHLKKNSGHLFRLISTCRQLRCYFKEEGKQIQMLTKAVQEQCASLPQTDVGKEIQEIFVNVAYDCVSHEYLDCLMKSKFRRLEKRWGNVGERMKVDAFSLHNTFTELSGSDDQRNHLLQRMSEVLLCSDVDALKITCCHLFRDFPQDSKQYVHGLLRWNGVLSERQVREVLDVSRDCLAQKPSRVTCQPLKGLFCFL; translated from the exons ATGATACGAAATGATGTGAGTCGATTAACACCTGTACTGAAAGATGCTGGGCTGCTGGTTCATCTGATAGACAGTTACAGCCGTCACATCTTTACCAATCTGGACCTGCTGCTAAACAGAGATCTGACTGTACAAGAGATCTTCTGCCTTCTACTGTGGGGAAAAGATGTTTTCCTCAG TCCAGACTCACAGCATTTCTGTAGAGTGGACGACCCTCTGCTGTTGACTGGATGGATTGAGAGAGCAACGGGAAAACTGCTGCCAAAACTGCAG AATGACATCTCCACAAACTTACAAAACATCCTGTGCTATGATGAGAAACATGAACATAATGAAGACTCAGTGGATGAGGAAACTTTCATCAGAGTGCACTTAGATGTCactcag tgtCTGAATGCTGTTATTCAAAGTTCTAAAGAATTCAGTCACACGCTGATGTGTACGGCACAAACGCTCTGCCTTAAAGAGCTTCATCATTTTGTTCAGAA GTATGTGCATGCAGCAAAAGAACGcctggaaaaacaacaacacttgaaaaaaaattctgggcATCTGTTTCGGCTCATCAGCACCTGTAGGCAACTCAG ATGTTATTTCAAAGAAGAAGGTAAGCAGATTCAAATGCTGACAAAAGCAGTCCAAGAGCAGTGTGCATCTCTGCCTCAGACTGATGTGGGAAAAGAGATTCAGGAG ATCTTTGTGAATGTTGCCTATGACTGTGTTTCTCATGAGTATCTGGACTGCCTGATGAAGAGCAAGTTCAGACGGCTAGAGAAGAGATGGGGAAATGTTGGAGAAAGAATGAAAGTGGATGCTTTCAGTTTGCACAACACATTCACTGAACTG AGTGGCAGTGATGACCAGAGGAATCATCTCCTTCAGAGAATGAGTGAAGTTTTGCTATGCAGTGATGTAGACGCACTGAAGATTACCTGTTGTCATTTGTTCAGAGATTTCCCTCAGGACAG TAAACAGTATGTACATGGTCTGCTGCGCTGGAATGGAGTGTTATCAGAGCGACAGGTGAGGGAAGTGCTGGATGTGAGCCGGGACTGCCTCGCTCAAAAGCCTAGTCGTGTCACCTGTCAGCCTCTGAAGGGacttttttgtttcctttga